TTTTCtcagtttttttatttgtttcatttaaacatctttttttatcataataattttcatataatgatttatttttaattgaaaactCGATTGTTCCACaaatttatcaataattattttttaaacaacgaaaattattatttttatatatacttttaattaattaattaattgaaaattaatagttaatttttaggtttgttaacctcgattcatttataaaccctagaatcctcaggtaggtggtgttatccactaacacatttttaagccttataaaccttcTTGGTCACAATAacttttcttaaataacccttttaaGTTCAGGATTAGGGTTCGTAAACTTTTAGGGTGGATTAGGGTTCGTaaacttttagggtttgtaatcaattagggtttagatcagttaatgcactaacgtttttcttcttcgtggttaattttcaggattaaccaagatccttcagccacgcgccatcagatcaaaaagctaagtttctaattctttttctaattcttttcttgtttaaatttatttatcattttatttgtgccttaaaaaataaattagggtttactttcatCGTTAATGAATTGgtaatacactcacccctattattttcattttaattttcagtgtcaatcaagggttcgaggaagatcaaggcattcaatgtttaagactaattattgatccctcttattttctgcctttactttccgccttttaatttctgcattcccctacaggtttttattgtaattccccttccccgcaggtgtttattgtaatagcgtaggaatttattttctgcctttaatttccgtaatattaattgttgtggttagtaatcctagggagtgcaagcctgctaaataacttagatcactaattacaagataaatatcatcgaagttaaccacgtgattgtggcacccacacacctttagggtaatccctcttgttgcatgttgccttatattgttgccttattgccttaattttgttgcctaaaaatagtcaagtccctcgattccgaggatacctaaagcaatgttgccttcaaagttattgaaactccctcaatgttgccttataaaaatgattgtccccgattgctaaggtatcctcgcatgatgcctaaaagattaatgattattatatccttcccttagactacctgccatctttatggcaagggatagtcttgtggcgaacgataatttctcgatgacccttcaacatccaattgaaagacttcatgccctcttatggtatgaatagactctttcgcccgaaagactaaaaggacaatttttctaacttagggtagttgctactaattgcttgctctaaattcaaaaaccCTTTTCCCActtttttccaaaatcaaattcaaaaagactacgcttatttacaagctaaagttcttcttcaaagtttttactattcacacacgacacttcaaaatcttttcaaacaattcaaacaaagtgagctaagcaattaagagcccatggataaccatggatacaaagggtgctttacaccttccctttgtataacttaccccccaaactcaatctctttcaaaaaggttttttcctgttcttttagcctttcttattggataaaataaaagtcggtggcgactcttgtatACCGCACATTtctaataaagtcagttcaccgtattacacaagaATTGGGAGATTGGTGGGAATTTGATCATTGGAAACGGTAGCCATTGTTGGTGTTGCAGCGGATTGGGATCAATAATCAgtgctcttgatgccaaatgttggaacaacataaaacataaaaccagAATTTTGAAGGTAGTAACAGTGGTGAAAAGAAACTTGAAAGAAGAtgaattgagagagagagagagagagaattaggGTAGAGAATAATATTGATGAATAAAAAATGGCATTAACTTTGAATTGGGATTACAACAATGTATATATACACAATACACATGAGAGAATAGTACAACTAATGACAAAACCAACTAAAATGCTATGCTGTTAAATTCTGTTATTTTTGAAAACTAACAGCTGTTATTGATTGGCAACAGCTTGCTGAATTTTCAAAGAATCAAATTTTTAACAGCTCACAACATATTTGGCACAAGCTTAACCTATATTTATAACTTCTCCCTAACTTTCGTTTTATAAAACCATGGCATTATTATCCAACTATTAAATGCAATTTTGACTATCCTTACTTCTAAGTAACTGTTACGCTTGAAAATCAACGCTGGGTAAAAGAAAAAACAGAGGAAAAATTGAACAAATAGATGAattaagaagagaagaagagaaactaAAATTTGGAAAAAGAGGACAGAATGAGAGAGGAGAGGAGTGGAGAAAAGTAATGGAATTGTTTGTATTCGTTTGTTAAATTTTTTAGTCATCTTTTTACTTTTCACTCTTCATAACTCATGTCCTTTATTTAGAACAAATAGACATAGATTATATATCGAAAGAAGAAATACAAAAAGTgatatcaataattttttttcttatattttttgttCCTTTGCCCAGTGGACAATTATATTTTGAGTGAAACTCTTAGATTTAATTaggcattattatttttttagttgtCAATCAAAGTCTTAATTTTTGGTTTTTGGTTTAGGATTGAAGAATAGTTATAATATTCTATGTCCTTTAGGATTGAGGAGAGGATATGTATTCATTGGATTAGTTGGAGGGAGGTGACTAAACCTATGGAGACGAGGGGTTTAGGCTTAAAAAATATAGAAGATTTCAATTTTTCTCTTTTGTGCAAATGGAGGTGGAAGATTATTCAAGGGGCGGATTCTCTTTGGTATAAGGTTTTAAAGGAGAGATATGGGGACTTAGTGTTGAAGATTATGGGTGGAGTCGTGTGTCCTAAAGAGAGGAGGAGGGCGTCATTCTGGTGGAAGGATTTATTGAAGTTGGGGAGTGACTCTTTTTTTGACCCGTTTGTTTCTTCTTGTAGGTTTATTTTGCGTAACGGCTTTAATATCCCGTTTTGGGATGTTAAGTGGTTGGACGGGATGGTTCTTAAGGAGGAATTTCTGTGTCTTTATGAAGCATCCCGCTTGAAAACGGTGTCGGTAGCGGCGATGAGAGGTTGGGTGGATAATAAGTGGATTTGGTGGGATTGTGGTATTTTGGGAAATCGGTTGTAAGACCATTTGTTGGCGATCGATTGGGGTGTTTTTCGTGGAATGTTGGAGGATGTGGGAATGATGGGCTCGGATAAGGATGGGGCGGAATAGGTTAGTAAAGGGGGTGATGGCTTCTCGGTGGCTTCGTGTTATGAGGAATATGCTAGGTATCGCACTCCTTTTGGGCCGAATGGTAGACACTTTGAAGTGAAGAATTTGGTTTGGAAATCGGTTGTCCCTTTCAAGGTTAAGGCTTTTTGGTGGAGGCTCCTTGCCAATAGGCTTCCAACAAAAGATCTCCTTGTGCTCAGAGGTATTCCGTTATCTTTTGACATGGTCTTGTGCTCTTTTTGTAAGATTGATCCGGAGAATCAGGATCATTCTTTTTTTGGTTGCTCTTTTGTAAAGAATATTTGGAGGGATATAGCGGTGTGGATAGGTAAAGATGGGATAGGAGAGGAAGAGAGCTTCTCGAGTTTTATGGATTGGCACTCTTTTTGTAAATCAAAAAAAGTTTTGGTTAAGAAAGTAGATATTATTTGGTTGGCTACAACTTGGTCTTTATGGTTAAGTAGGAATGTGGTTTGTTTCTGGGAAGAGGTTTGGAATCTAGATGATTTGATTTGGAACATCAAAGTGTTGgtgtggaggtggtctttttgtggaGAGAATACACATTCCAACTATTCCTTTTATGATTTTGTCAAAGATCCGATTCGGTTCTTATCATAATCTTTAGTTGGTTTGTATTTTCTTGTCTGGCTGTGTGCCCCCCTTTTGTaaacaggttggagaacccttagttctccggtTTATATTATCTTGTTTACTCAAAAAAAAGTTATAATATTCTATGCAAGAATGATGCCTTaggttatgtttgggagtttggaggggaggggaggggaggggaaaacgaatttttaaaaaaagatttgacatttaaaaaaatgattttgtttaaaatgataaaagagtcattatcactccaaaatttttaactttcaaaatagtataacaacctaaaatatatttggaagatttatgtaagccctccaaaacttTCTAAaatcctccttcaatacaatttttgagttccctaattttatgggatttttggtgttatgaataaaatcaaatcctcTAAAACTcttctacccaaaatctttttattcttttcacccaattctttctatttttcaaagtcctcccctccctctcccccctccaaactcccaaaaaTAACCTTAGAAATGTAGAGAAAAAATTGTTTAGACATTATAATAACATCTTCATGAGTTGTTGCATAGTATCCTCCCAATATAATGAAAAAGTCTCTGTTAAATGTATCAATATGGAACAATCGTTCATAGAACTTAATCAACATGCTAATGTATATTTATGTATcatctattttatatataaagCATGAATGAATTATTTTTTAGAAATCTTTGTATATTCTAGTTTATAATGTATGAGAAAAAAAGAATATACATTAACAATGTAACGAATTATAAATGTGTATCTCGTCAAATCACATATAGTAACATTTACGGGATTAATCTTTGTGATGCTAATCTTCAAAATGTCATCAACGTTTATGTCTTGTGGTATAGGAGTCGCTCCCTTCAAGTTTTTGGGTGTTATGGTGGGGGATAGTCCGAGGAAGACGACAATGTGGGAAGAAGTTATTAAAGATATAAGGAGGTTGGATAAATGGAGAGGGAAATTTCTTTCAATAGAAGGAAGGGTGGTGTTGATCAATTCGGTGTTAAACGCAATTCCTTTATACTCGCCTTTGTTTTACCAAGCCCCAAAGAAGGTGATAAAGGATATCATAAGCATTCAAAGAAACTTCCTTTGGAAAGGAGTGGAAGGAGGAAGAGGCATAAGCTGGGTTAGATGGCATAATGTATGTTAGTCTAAAGAAGAAGGTGGTCTAGGCATAAGAGACGTTAAAAGCATGAATATCtcaatattaatgaagtggaaATGGCAAATATGTACAGAGGAGAAGGCAATTTGGTCAGATCTTTTAATCCATAGGTACAAAAATCCGGAGGTTAAAATGTTCGTCAACGACACGGGTGTTATTTCTAGGAGACTCTATATGGTGGCGAGACTTAATCATGATCAACGATTGCGAAGACTCCAACAGTCTATCTGTTTTTGGTTTATTTCTTTGCAGGGTCAAAAGTAGAGCAATATTGTCCTTCTGGTTCAGCAAATGGGTGGGGAATCAAACTTTGTCGGAAGCGTATCCGGAGCTGTATGATAAAGCTGCAAACCGTTTCATGTCAGTAGCAGAGGCTGGCCATTGGGAGGAAGAGGTTTGGACCTGGGATTAGGACTGCTGGCTGCAAGAAACTGAAGCAGAATAtgtggaattcttgagctccttgCTTCAACAATTGCTGCTGGTCAGCAGCCAAAATTCTGGCAGAGATGAGGTCGTTTGGATGGCGGATGAACAAAAAGGATTCTCAGTTAAAGGTTGCGCCAAGGAAATCAGTCGTCACACAATCCAAGGTTGCAATCTATTCAATTAAGGAGAATCAAATTTGTGTGGAAGATTAGAGTTCCTTCTAAGGTGGGTATATTCGGTTGGAGGTTCGTTTTGGGTAGACTACCGACGAGAGAACAATTGAAAATTAGAGGGATTATAGTGGATGATATAGATTGTTGTTGCGTTTTCTGTTTTCAAGAAATGGAAACCTCTTCTCCTCATTTTGACAGTTGCCCATTTACTAGAAGAATTTGGAACAAAGTGGGACAATGGATAGGGGATAACGTGAACTTGCAGAATGAGGATCTGAGGAATTTCTTGGATCATTTTGATAAGATTAAGGCGGTAAAAGAACGATTAACTGTGGGAGTAATTTGGATAGCGGTCATGTggaatctgtggatgataagaAATGCTATTCTCTTCAAAGGTAGCATTTTTAATTTCGATGAGTGTTTCTCCGCTATCGTCCTTAGTTCCTGAAAATGGTTTAGAGTAGTTAATGATTCTTCTAAGGCGTGTAACTTTCACGCTTGGAACACTTATCCTCTTCTCTGTATAAAGAGGTAACGTGATTTCCTTTGTAATTTTGTTCCTTTTGTGAATAATaccattatttattaaaaaaagaaaaaaaacatataatatattattaaaaaaggatATATGgttttcaatatttatttatgataCTTACATCATAGGGGGAAGAGAGACcctcaacttttcaaaattttatacttgaaaaatattattattctttCTCTCGATTAAATTAACAAATCAAttgttgaagatcaaaatcaacaTCCTCAAGAAATAAATCATCAAGTGGCATAAAATTTACATATATAAATTATGACTGCAGAAATCTCCTAAGCACTTTGATTGAATTTTAACAAACAAGAGTGGCAAATTGAAATCCCGTAAAATGCAAATGGATGAGAATTCATAAATTGCATCATAGTTAACATAATATTAAAACCATAATCTTTCGTGTAGAAGTGTTGTAGATTAACATTTGGCTAATAGAATCTAATACACCAATACTCTAGTTCCTTGATTATGCCACAAAAGAAGAATGGATTACCAATAATCTAGTTCCCCCGTTTGGAATAGCTTTTTCTTCACCCCCAATGCGCCATTAAATGCCATTTCACCTTGAATTTtcaccttgatttgaattttcaCCTTGTAGAACCATGAGTGCTTTTATAGACTTCCAAAAACCTCTTCAATATGGCGCAGCTGTTCCGCTCCGGCACCCTGTAACAAGTAGTTGAAAATCAAAACTGAAACCTAAACAAACACCAAAACCacaattacacaaaaaaaaagaagcaacATCCATCCATTATTCTATAAAGAAAACACGAATTCAAACAAGTAAATCATAAGAGAGGAACTTACTTTTAATTAATTGGAACCAGGCTTTCAACATAATCTTGGACAGAATCGGAAGATAAATAATATCTTTTTCTACTTGTAGTAATTTCTATTTGTCGTACTCTATTATCTCTCCAATTATAGAGAAATGCTCGGGCATCTCGATTGCTTTTAAGCATAAGTGTATCACGATCTTCAAAAAGAAGCAACGGTATCAattgaaaatgatactttttataGTCACTAAAGGCATAATCTATTTCAAGATTTTGATAACTAATTTTAAGAAACTGGATCCAAGAATCTTGAACTCCAAACTTCTTTCATCTGCCATATAACAAAATCAGTTCCCTTAATAGAATATTTtgttaaatttagtagacaatgaaattattttgttataaattattcaattaaattatgttgcgattaaacttttgtttatattttataattatgtactatttgattgtgtgtggtacttatgtgtaaaatttgaatttaaattatgaacttgtgaatttttttataatatgatgttttcaaaaaatttaagtactagttatattttgtagggactgaatcatccggttcgacagattttacacatatataattttgttataacgaccggtctattcaaccgagttatccggtttaacccggtttagtcatgcggttcgaccagtgacccagtagttcgaccaataaaccagtgacccagtaccctcaccggtttgatgtccggtccggtttttaaaacactggttgtAACAACCAAATGGGGCGGTGAAGATATAGTGTGAAATTAGTACGTGCAAGATACATTTTTACCGTTTCTTTAACATACCATGATTTTGATGCTTTTAGTTGTACAAATTAGATGTAACATTTTCTTTGGTAAAAATAGTTCAAATTTGAATCACTTTAGTGCTAATATTTAGTGTGAGGAGAttttccattgtatatatattatttttgtggataccaacaatgtgcgtttaactcgtgtttattatgtttaatcgtgcgtttttatttaattatgtaaagCATGAAGGTGATCAAGGAGTTTTGTTTCaaattacgagtataacttctctaccaaaaataacctacccggtgagtgtgtgagtatttgctaaccacttagaACCGTTTTGCCAAGATTCAGTCGGTATCATTTCCTTATTGTCAATTGGTTATcattgccgatttttgatttgaatcttgatgactttcttttaaccttgaagagctaccatgaaatgtggttaggattgattcctttttgccttagaatagggagcattcttaaTTATGTGATGgtgatattcaagttgggga
The Vicia villosa cultivar HV-30 ecotype Madison, WI linkage group LG6, Vvil1.0, whole genome shotgun sequence genome window above contains:
- the LOC131614405 gene encoding uncharacterized protein LOC131614405: MTSVLGMPKKVTGAIQLRWSCALTLLLQINDVAQAVESQAGHQQRRGLIPSDVSPWFILRNGFNIPFWDVKWLDGMVLKEEFLCLYEASRLKTVSVAAMRGWVDNKWIWWDCGILGNRLYRTPFGPNGRHFEVKNLVWKSVVPFKVKAFWWRLLANRLPTKDLLVLRGIPLSFDMVLCSFCKIDPENQDHSFFGCSFVKNIWRDIAVWIGKDGIGEEESFSSFMDWHSFCKSKKVLVKKVDIIWLATTWSLWLSRNVVCFWEEVWNLDDLIWNIKVLVWRWSFCGENTHSNYSFYDFVKDPIRFLS